The genomic window ATCTTCCACCGTGTCATTCCCGACTTTGTCATCCAGGGGGGTGGTTTCACGACCGGCTTCGAGCGCAGGACAACCCGCGACCCCATCGTCAACGAGGCAGATAACGGGCGACTGAATAAACGCGGGACGCTGTCGATGGCCCGCACCCGCGATCGCGACAGCGCCACATCGCAGTTTTTCGTCAACCTCTCCGACAATGCCTTCCTGGACCATGGTGAGCGTGACTTCGGCTACGCCGTCTTCGCCCGCGTGGTGGAGGGCATGGATGTGGTCGACCGGATCGCTATGGGCGGGACCGGGCGTCGCAACGGCATGGCCGACGTGCCGCTAGAGCCTGTGGTCGTGGAGGCTGCACGCCGGGTGGGCAGCGACTGACCACCGATCCCGGGTCACCGTGCCGCGGTGGCCTGCGCGTGCTAGAATATCCGCTCAATTTGAGCCAATCCTACGATGGTCGAGACCCCCTCCATGTCCAGCGTTGCCAAGGAAATCCTCCCGGTCAATCTCGAAGACGAGATGCGCCAGTCTTACCTCGATTACGCCATGAGCGTCATCGTCGGTCGCGCCCTGCCTGATGTGCGTGACGGGCTCAAGCCCGTGCATCGCCGCGTGCTCTACGCCATGCGCGAGCTCGGCAACGACTGGAACCGCCCCTACAAGAAGTCGGCGCGTGTCGTTGGCGATGTCATCGGTAAGTATCACCCCCACGGCGACACGGCCGTCTACGACACCATTGTCCGCATGGCGCAGGACTTCTCCATGCGCTATCTGCTGGTTGACGGTCAGGGCAACTTCGGCTCCATCGATGGTGATAATGCGGCGGCCATGCGCTACACCGAGGTGCGCATGGCGCGGATGTCGCACGAGCTGCTGGCCGACATCGACAAGGAAACGGTGGACTTCGGGGACAACTATGACGGCTCCGAGCAGGAGCCCGAGGTCCTGCCCACTCGGGTGCCCAACTTCCTCGTCAACGGCGGCTCGGGAATCGCGGTGGGCATGGCGACCAATGTCCCGCCGCACAACCTCCGCGAGGTCGTGGACGCCTGCATTGCGCTCATCGATGACGACAGCCTCGATGTCGAGGCGCTGATGGCTTTCATCCCCGGGCCTGATCTGCCCACCCGCGGCATCATCAACGGCGTTGAGGGGATCCGTGAGGCCTATCGCACCGGGCGGGGTCGGATGGTGATGCGGGCACGCTGCCGTTTCGAGCACGACAGCAGCAACGGCAAGGCATCGATCATCGTCGAGGAGCTGCCCTATCAGGTGAATAAGGCGCGGCTGCTCGAGAAGATCGCGGAGCTGGTCAAGGAAAAGCGGATCGAGGGCATCACCGAGCTGCGCGATGAATCCGATAAGGACGGCATTCGGATGGTGATCGAGCTCCGCCGCGGTGAGGTGCCGGAGGTGGTGCTCAACAACCTCTATCAGCATACCCAGCTGGAGACAGTGTTCGGCATCAACATGGTCGCCCTGTTCGAGGGGCAGCCGCGCCAGCACAATCTTCGCGACGTGCTTGATGCGTTCATCAGCCACCGCCGCGAGGTCGTCACCCGCCGGACGGTCTATGAGCTGCGCAAGGCGAGGGACCGCGCCCATGTCCTTGAAGGGCTCGCCGTGGCGCTGGCGAACATCGACGAGGTGATCGCTCTGATCAAGGCCTCCACCACCTCGGCGGATGCCCGCGCGGCGCTGGTGGCGCGTGACTGGGCGCCGGGGATTGTCAGCGATATGCTCTCGCGGGCGGGTGCCGAGGCCTCCCGGCCCGAGTCGCTCGGAACCGATGTCGGTTGGGTGAGCAATGGTTATCGCCTCACCGAGGCGCAGGCGCAGGCGATCCTCGATCTGCGCCTGCACCGGCTGACTGGTCTCGAGCAGGACAAGATCGTCGACGAGTATCGTCAGATCCTCGAGGCCATCGCCGATCTGCTCGATATCCTCGCGAGCAGCGATCGTCTCATGCAGGTGATCCGCGAGGAGCTTGAGACGATCCGCGAGCGGTATGGTGATGATCGGCGCAGTGAGATTCTCGAGACGCGGCTGGATCTGTCCATGGAGGATCTGATCCCGCCGCAGGACGTGGTCGTGACGCTGTCGCACAGCGGCTATGCCAAGTCTCAGCCACTCGACACCTATCAGGCGCAACGTCGTGGAGGTAAGGGCAAGGCGGCCACGCAGATGCGCGGCGAGGATTTCGTCGACAAGCTCTGGGTGGCGAACACCCACGATACGCTGCTGTGTTTCTCGAGCCGCGGTAAATGCTACTGGCTCAAGGTCTATGAGCTCCCTCATGGCAGTCGTGGGGCCCGTGGCAAGCCGATCGTCAACCTGCTCCCACTCGAGACCGACGAGCGCATTAATGCGGTGCTGCCGATCAGCGAATTCGATGCCGATCGCTTCGTATTCATGGCAACGCGTCAGGGGACGGTCAAGAAAACCCCGCTGGTGGATTTCTCTCGGCCGCGCGCCAACGGGATCATCGCCGTCAACCTCGGCGACGACGACACGCTGGTCAATGTCGGCGTCACCGATGGCAACCGCGAGATCATGCTGCTGACTGATGCCGGCAAGGCGATCCGCTTCAACGAGTCCGAGGTCCGGGCCATGGGCCGCACCGCCACTGGTGTGCGTGGCGTCCGGCTGGGAACCGATCAGGTTGTTATCCAGTCACTGATCCTCGAGGAAGGCGATGTCCTGACCGTCACCGGCAATGGCTACGGCAAACTGACGCCGGTCGCGGACTACCCGCTCCGGGGCCGCGGTGGCATGGGTGTGATCGGGATCCAGACCTCAGAGCGCAATGGCGCCGTCGTCGGTGCGCTGCAGGTCAACCAGGATGACGAGATCATGCTCATCACCAACGGCGGCACGCTGGTTCGGACCCGCGCCGCCGAGGTGTCGGTGCTGAGCCGGAACACCCAGGGGGTCAAACTGATCGCCCTGTCCGAGGACGAAACACTGGTCGGTCTGGCAAAGGTCGAGGCGCTGAGCGACGCGGCCGATCCGGCTGACGATGCCGCTGACGACTAGCGCTGCCGACCTTTCCAATCAATCAATCATCAGGAGCGCACTATGTCGCGTGTATATAATTTCAGCGCCGGGCCGGCCATTCTGCCGGAACCCGTCCTGCGTCAGGCCGCCGAGGAGATGCTCGACTGGCATGGCAGCGGAATGTCGGTCATGGAGATGAGCCATCGCGGCAAGGCGTTTGTATCGATCGCCGAGCAGGCCGAGGCGGATCTCCGTGAACTCCTCGCCGTACCGGATAATTATCGCGTGCTCTTTCTTCAGGGCGGCGCGACGGCGCAGTTCTCGGCGGTACCGCTCAATCTCATCGGCGATGCCTCGAGCGTTGACTACGTCAACACCGGCAGCTGGTCGAAAAAGGCCATCGCCGAGGCCCGCAAGTACACGGCGGTGAACGTCGTGGCGGAAGGCGGTAACGGCGATCCGATGTCGATCCCCGCACAGTCGGAGTGGCAGTGCGACCCCAACGCTGCCTATCTGCACTACTGCGCCAACGAGACGATCACGGGTGTCGAATTCCCGGAGATTCCGGACGCGGGCGATGTGCCGCTGGTCAGTGATATGTCGTCGATGTTCCTGTCGCGGCCGCTCGATGTCTCCCGCTTCGGGGTGATCTATGCCGGTGCGCAGAAGAATTTCGGGCCGGCCGGCCTGACCGTCGTGATCGTGCGCGACGACCTGCTTAACCAGGCCAGCGCACAGGTGCCGGCCATCTGGGACTATCGGCGTCAGGCCGAGGCCGACTCGATGCTCAATACGCCGGCGACCTATAGCCTCTACATCGCCGGACTGGTCTTCCAGTGGCTGAAGGACGAGGGCGGTCTCAGCGCCATGGCGGAGATCAATCGGCGCAAGGCGGACAAGCTCTACCGGGCGATCGACGAATCGGCGTTCTACCGGAATCCGGTGGCACCTGACGCGCGGTCGATGATGAACGTACCGTTCGTGCTGGCGGATGATTCCCTCGATGCGACCTTCCTCAGCGAGGCCAGTGCGGCCGGACTGGATACCCTCAAGGGGCATCGCTCGGTAGGCGGGATGCGCGCCAGCATCTACAATGCCATGCCAGAGGCTGGCGTCGACGCTCTGATCGACTTCATGGCCGACTTCGAACGTCGCAACGGATAATCGAGATAACATGTACAAGGTTCTGACATTCAATAATATCGCCTCCCGTGGACTGGATCGGCTGCCGCGCGAGGGATTCGAGGTGTCTTCGGAGATCCAGCATCCCGATGCGGTTCTGCTTCGCTCCGCCAAACTCCATGATTGGGAGATTCCGGCGACGCTGAAGGCGGTTGGTCGTGCCGGTGCCGGCGTCAACAACGTGCCGGTTGATGCGATGAGCGCGCGGGGCATACCAGTGTTCAACGCGCCAGGCGCCAACGCCAACGCCGTGAAGGAGCTGGTCCTCGCTGGCATGTTCCTTGCCGCCCGCAACATCTGTGCGGCATGGGCGTTCGCGGAGTCCCTGGAGGGCGATGATGCGGCGATGAATAAGGCCGCCGAGGCAGGCAAGAAGCAGTTCACCGGCTTTGAACTGCCGGGTCGCACCCTGGGCGTGATCGGGCTTGGTGCCATTGGCGTCAACGTCGCCAATGCCGCTGCATCGCTGGGCATGAAGGTCATCGGCTATGACCCGGGCATCACGGTGCGCAGCGCCTGGAACCTGGAGTCGGGCGTCTATCGGGCGCAGACCGTCGATGAGGTGATGGCCGCCGCCGATATGGTCACTCTGCATGTGCCCGAGATCGAGGAGACACGCGGCATGATCAACGGCGCGCGGCTGGCTGCGGCGCGTGAGGGGCAGGTGCTGCTCAACTTCGCCCGCGCGGGCGTCGTCGATGACGAGGCGATCATCAAGGCGCTTGATCAGGGCCGCCTCAGTAGCTACGTCTGCGACTTCCCGGCAGCGGCCCTGAAGGGTCACGACCGCGTTGTGGCGCTCCCGCACATCGGTGCATCCACGGATGAGGCGCAGGAGAACTGTGCGATCATGGCCGCTGACGAGATCCGGGACTTCCTTGAGACCGGCAACGTCACCAATTCAGTCAATTTCCCAGAGCTCATTCTGCCGCGCAACACCGATGGTGACCGCCTGACAGTCGTCAATGCCAACGTGCCCAACATGCTCGGTCAGATCTCTTCCGCCCTTGCCGAGGCTGGATTGAATATCGACGACATGTACAACAAGTCGCAGGGCGACCTTGCCTACAGCGTAGCGGATGTGGGCGGGACCATCCCGCCCGCGGTGATCGAGCAGCTTGAGGGCACCGAAGGCGTTCTCATGGTCCGGGTTATCTAGCAACAGACGGGGGGCGAGGCGTGAACGATGACACGCTGAAAAGCATTCGGGCACGCATCGACGGGATCGATGACCGAATCCTTGCGCTGATCAACGAGCGCGCCGCCGCGGCGGCCGAGGTCGCTCACGCCAAACAGGCGGCAGGGGAATCGGGGGATTATTATCGCCCGGCCCGCGAGGCCGAGGTGCTACGGCGGATTCGTGACGCTAACGCGGGTCCGCTGACGGATGCCGATGTCACCCGGCTTTTCCGCGAAGTCATGTCGGCATGCCTGGCACTCCAGCGGCCGTTGACGGTGGCGTTCCTCGGCCCTCAGGGCACCTTCACCCAAGAGGCAGCGCTCAAGCACTTCGGGCACTCCATCGAGAGCAGCCCGCTCGACAACATCGATGCCGTGTTCCGCGAGGTGGAGTCAGGTGAGGCCGCCTATGGCGTGGTGCCCGTTGAAAACTCCACTGAGGGAATGGTGACGCATACCCTGGATCGCCTGCTCTCCTCGCCGCTGCAGATCGTGGGCGAGGTGGAGATGCCGGTGGTGCACAGCCTGGCGACCCGGGCGCCAGAGATTGCGGCGATCCGCCGGATCTACTCCCACAGCCAGGGGTTCGCCCAGTGTCGCGCCTGGGTGGATCGACATCTCCCCGGTGTCGAGCGCATACCGGTGGCGAGCACCGCCGAGGCGGCGCGACTCGCGAGCCTTGATGAAACGGCGGCGGCGATCGCTTCCGAATCCGCGGCTGAGCGCTACGAACTGCCCGTCATGCAGGCCGCGATGCAGGATGGGTCGCGGAATGCAACGCGCTTTCTGGTGCTGGGGCGGGAAAGCCCAGAGCCCACCGGCGAGGATAAGACCTCACTGGTTATCGCGCGGGAAAACCGTCCGGGTGGCCTTGCCGGCTTGCTGGCGCCGCTGGCCCGTTATGGACTGAACATGACCCGGCTGGAATCGCGTCCCTCACCGGAGGGTATGTGGGAGTACGTCTTTTTTGTCGATCTGTTGGGGCATGCCGAGGACCCGGATCTCAAACGCGCCCTCGGCGAGATGCAAAAGCTTGCCAGTCTGCTCAAGGTGCTCGGGTCCTATCCCCGTTCCATCACCTAGGACCATCGCTTGAATACGCAGCCACGTCGGATCTGTCTGGTCGGGGTCGGCCTGATTGCGGGCTCCCTCGGCCTCGCGCTCAAGCGCGCCGGCAGCGTGGAGATGATTACCGGACTCGGCCGTGACGCCGGCCGCCTCGCTCAGGCGCAGGCGCTTGGGGCGATTGACCATTTCACTACCGATCCCGGGCAGGCACTCGAAGGGGCGGATCTCGTTGTCCTCGGCGTTCCGCTCGGTGCCACGGCTGCCGTGCTGCGTGACCTGCGCCCCTATCTCCACGACGATCTCGTGATGACCGATGTCGGCAGTGCCAAGCGCTGTGTCGTTGACGATACCGAAACCGTCCTCGGCGCCGCGCCGCCCGGTTTCGTTCCGGGCCATCCGATCGCCGGGACCGAGCATAGTGGCGTTGAGGCGGCTTTCCCCAGTCTGTTTGAGGGCCGCCGTGTCATTCTCACGCCGTTGGCATCGGCGCATCGCGAGGCAATAGCCGCCGTCGAGTGGCTGTGGCGGCAGGCAGGCGCTGAGGTCACCACCATGTCAGTGGCCCACCATGACCGAATGCTGGCGATTACCTCGCATCTCCCGCATCTGCTCGCCTTCGGGCTTGTGGATATGCTTGCCCGGGAACCCGATCACGAGGAGATCCTCGGTTATGCGGCGGGTGGGTTCCGTGATTTCACCCGCATCGCTTCCAGCGATCCGGTGATGTGGCGGGACATCTGTCTGGGGAATCGTGAGGCGGTACTTGAGGCCCTTGGTCGTTATCGCCGCGATCTCGAAGAACTCGCGGAAAGGGTCGAGGCCGCCGATGGAGCCGGGCTGGAGGCAGTGTTCAGCAGCGCCAAGCAGACCCGGGACGCCCACAAACACGGATTCGAGCGCTAATGCATTCAAGGAACGCTCCATGGCAGTAAATGGCACGCGGCAGTTCATCATCGAGTCGGGTGGATCGCTCAGCGGTACGTTTCAGGTCCCGGGCGACAAATCGATCTCCCACCGTGCCGTCATGTTGGGCGCGATCGCTGAGGGGGGGACCGAGGTGAGTGGTTTCCTCGAAGGCGACGATGCCATGGCGACCCTCGCGGCCATGCGGGCGCTGGGTGTATCAATTGAGGGCCCGCACGCGGGGCGGCTGCGTATTGCGGGGGTTGGCCGTCATGGGCTCAAGCCCGCTGCAGCGGCGCTGGACCTGGGCAATTCCGGAACCTCCATGCGGCTGTTCAGTGGGCTGCTGGCCGGCCAGCGGTTCGCCACCCAGCTGGTGGGTGACCAGTCGCTCATGCGCCGGCCGATGCGGCGAGTCACCGAGCCGTTGAGTCAGATGGGGGCAATGATACAGACGGCTGCGCAGGGAACCGCGCCGCTCTCGATCGAGCCGGCCGCGGCGCTGCGCGGTATCGATTACTCAATGCCGGTGGCGAGTGCGCAGGTCAAATCGGCCCTGCTTCTTGCGGGGCTCTACGCCGAGGGGCGGACCCGGGTCACGGAACCGGCGGTGAGTCGCGACCACACCGAGCGCATGCTCCAGGCGTTCGGCGCGGACGTCGCTGTCGACGGCCCGCATGTCAGCGTGACCGGTGATGCGCCAATGGAAGCGGCTGCGGTGAGCGTCCCGGGTGACATCTCGTCGGCGGCGTTTTTCCTGGTCGGTGCCTCCATCGCCGGTGGCGGGTCGATCACCCTGACCCATGTCGGACTCAATCCGACCCGCACCGGGGTGATCGATATTCTCCGGCGGATGGGCGCTCGGATACACGTCGAGGCGGATGAGACCGATGCCGGCGAGCCGGTGGGCACACTGACCGTGGAGCCGGCGGCATTGCAGGGAATCGATATACCGCCCGAGCTTGTGCCACTGGCCATTGATGAGTTCCCGACGATCTTTATTGCGGCTGCCTGTGCGACGGGTGTGACAACGCTCAGGGGAGCAGAGGAGCTGCGGGTCAAGGAAAGCGATCGCATCGCCGTGATGGCGGAAGGGCTGACAGCACTCGGTATCGAGGCCGAGCCACTGGCCGATGGTATCCGTATTGTTGGCGGCGCGA from Spiribacter curvatus includes these protein-coding regions:
- a CDS encoding peptidylprolyl isomerase is translated as MKALSLSLALAAAVGAGAANAENPQVVFETTAGDIRIELYSDAAPITVENFLAYVDDGFYGGTIFHRVIPDFVIQGGGFTTGFERRTTRDPIVNEADNGRLNKRGTLSMARTRDRDSATSQFFVNLSDNAFLDHGERDFGYAVFARVVEGMDVVDRIAMGGTGRRNGMADVPLEPVVVEAARRVGSD
- the gyrA gene encoding DNA gyrase subunit A, coding for MSSVAKEILPVNLEDEMRQSYLDYAMSVIVGRALPDVRDGLKPVHRRVLYAMRELGNDWNRPYKKSARVVGDVIGKYHPHGDTAVYDTIVRMAQDFSMRYLLVDGQGNFGSIDGDNAAAMRYTEVRMARMSHELLADIDKETVDFGDNYDGSEQEPEVLPTRVPNFLVNGGSGIAVGMATNVPPHNLREVVDACIALIDDDSLDVEALMAFIPGPDLPTRGIINGVEGIREAYRTGRGRMVMRARCRFEHDSSNGKASIIVEELPYQVNKARLLEKIAELVKEKRIEGITELRDESDKDGIRMVIELRRGEVPEVVLNNLYQHTQLETVFGINMVALFEGQPRQHNLRDVLDAFISHRREVVTRRTVYELRKARDRAHVLEGLAVALANIDEVIALIKASTTSADARAALVARDWAPGIVSDMLSRAGAEASRPESLGTDVGWVSNGYRLTEAQAQAILDLRLHRLTGLEQDKIVDEYRQILEAIADLLDILASSDRLMQVIREELETIRERYGDDRRSEILETRLDLSMEDLIPPQDVVVTLSHSGYAKSQPLDTYQAQRRGGKGKAATQMRGEDFVDKLWVANTHDTLLCFSSRGKCYWLKVYELPHGSRGARGKPIVNLLPLETDERINAVLPISEFDADRFVFMATRQGTVKKTPLVDFSRPRANGIIAVNLGDDDTLVNVGVTDGNREIMLLTDAGKAIRFNESEVRAMGRTATGVRGVRLGTDQVVIQSLILEEGDVLTVTGNGYGKLTPVADYPLRGRGGMGVIGIQTSERNGAVVGALQVNQDDEIMLITNGGTLVRTRAAEVSVLSRNTQGVKLIALSEDETLVGLAKVEALSDAADPADDAADD
- the serC gene encoding 3-phosphoserine/phosphohydroxythreonine transaminase translates to MSRVYNFSAGPAILPEPVLRQAAEEMLDWHGSGMSVMEMSHRGKAFVSIAEQAEADLRELLAVPDNYRVLFLQGGATAQFSAVPLNLIGDASSVDYVNTGSWSKKAIAEARKYTAVNVVAEGGNGDPMSIPAQSEWQCDPNAAYLHYCANETITGVEFPEIPDAGDVPLVSDMSSMFLSRPLDVSRFGVIYAGAQKNFGPAGLTVVIVRDDLLNQASAQVPAIWDYRRQAEADSMLNTPATYSLYIAGLVFQWLKDEGGLSAMAEINRRKADKLYRAIDESAFYRNPVAPDARSMMNVPFVLADDSLDATFLSEASAAGLDTLKGHRSVGGMRASIYNAMPEAGVDALIDFMADFERRNG
- a CDS encoding phosphoglycerate dehydrogenase, whose amino-acid sequence is MYKVLTFNNIASRGLDRLPREGFEVSSEIQHPDAVLLRSAKLHDWEIPATLKAVGRAGAGVNNVPVDAMSARGIPVFNAPGANANAVKELVLAGMFLAARNICAAWAFAESLEGDDAAMNKAAEAGKKQFTGFELPGRTLGVIGLGAIGVNVANAAASLGMKVIGYDPGITVRSAWNLESGVYRAQTVDEVMAAADMVTLHVPEIEETRGMINGARLAAAREGQVLLNFARAGVVDDEAIIKALDQGRLSSYVCDFPAAALKGHDRVVALPHIGASTDEAQENCAIMAADEIRDFLETGNVTNSVNFPELILPRNTDGDRLTVVNANVPNMLGQISSALAEAGLNIDDMYNKSQGDLAYSVADVGGTIPPAVIEQLEGTEGVLMVRVI
- the pheA gene encoding prephenate dehydratase; the protein is MNDDTLKSIRARIDGIDDRILALINERAAAAAEVAHAKQAAGESGDYYRPAREAEVLRRIRDANAGPLTDADVTRLFREVMSACLALQRPLTVAFLGPQGTFTQEAALKHFGHSIESSPLDNIDAVFREVESGEAAYGVVPVENSTEGMVTHTLDRLLSSPLQIVGEVEMPVVHSLATRAPEIAAIRRIYSHSQGFAQCRAWVDRHLPGVERIPVASTAEAARLASLDETAAAIASESAAERYELPVMQAAMQDGSRNATRFLVLGRESPEPTGEDKTSLVIARENRPGGLAGLLAPLARYGLNMTRLESRPSPEGMWEYVFFVDLLGHAEDPDLKRALGEMQKLASLLKVLGSYPRSIT
- a CDS encoding prephenate dehydrogenase yields the protein MNTQPRRICLVGVGLIAGSLGLALKRAGSVEMITGLGRDAGRLAQAQALGAIDHFTTDPGQALEGADLVVLGVPLGATAAVLRDLRPYLHDDLVMTDVGSAKRCVVDDTETVLGAAPPGFVPGHPIAGTEHSGVEAAFPSLFEGRRVILTPLASAHREAIAAVEWLWRQAGAEVTTMSVAHHDRMLAITSHLPHLLAFGLVDMLAREPDHEEILGYAAGGFRDFTRIASSDPVMWRDICLGNREAVLEALGRYRRDLEELAERVEAADGAGLEAVFSSAKQTRDAHKHGFER
- the aroA gene encoding 3-phosphoshikimate 1-carboxyvinyltransferase, with translation MAVNGTRQFIIESGGSLSGTFQVPGDKSISHRAVMLGAIAEGGTEVSGFLEGDDAMATLAAMRALGVSIEGPHAGRLRIAGVGRHGLKPAAAALDLGNSGTSMRLFSGLLAGQRFATQLVGDQSLMRRPMRRVTEPLSQMGAMIQTAAQGTAPLSIEPAAALRGIDYSMPVASAQVKSALLLAGLYAEGRTRVTEPAVSRDHTERMLQAFGADVAVDGPHVSVTGDAPMEAAAVSVPGDISSAAFFLVGASIAGGGSITLTHVGLNPTRTGVIDILRRMGARIHVEADETDAGEPVGTLTVEPAALQGIDIPPELVPLAIDEFPTIFIAAACATGVTTLRGAEELRVKESDRIAVMAEGLTALGIEAEPLADGIRIVGGAMHGGAVQAQGDHRIAMAFAMAGLAADGAITIDGCAEVDTSFPGFVELAQGAGLRIRSQESAA